A part of Anolis sagrei isolate rAnoSag1 chromosome 3, rAnoSag1.mat, whole genome shotgun sequence genomic DNA contains:
- the VSTM5 gene encoding V-set and transmembrane domain-containing protein 5, translated as MRPLACLQACRQSIPLGVVTFCLMAEWAFQAQGQEVSLRVPQPNVNTTVEKDILLSIAYACESSPIIEWKHTSPRGTKKIAEWKPGSYTNISRGFEDRVNVYENGSLQLLKVDLRDSGYYLVTVRDEFGITVYGTILLNVYEILYEDLHFVAVFLAFLTAASAILVCLLWLCNKSIHVLQKERSQLKASTTEETELQMMDVS; from the exons ATGAGGCCTCTTGCTTGTCTGCAAGCCTGCAGACAAAGTATACCACTAGGAGTCGTGACCTTTTGCCTGATGGCTGAGTGGGCCTTCCAAG cCCAAGGACAGGAAGTATCATTGAGAGTCCCTCAACCCAACGTGAACACCACGGTGGAAAAGGACATTTTGCTATCCATAGCCTATGCTTGTGAAAGTAGCCCCATCATTGAATGGAAGCACACATCTCCCAGGGGCACCAAGAAAATAGCGGAGTGGAAACCGGGAAGTTATACCAACATTTCCAGGGGTTTTGAAGACAGAGTGAATGTTTATGAAAATGGTTCCCTCCAGCTGTTGAAGGTGGATCTGAGAGACTCCGGTTATTACTTGGTCACAGTGAGAGACGAGTTTGGAATCACTGTCTATGGCACCATCCTGCTAAATGTTTATG AGATTCTCTATGAAGACTTGCATTTTGTAGCTGTCTTCTTGGCCTTCCTCACAGCGGCATCTGCCATTTTGGTTTGCCTTCTGTGGTTGTGCAATAAATCCATTCATGTGCTTCAGAAGGAAAGATCACAGCTCAAAG
- the LOC132770280 gene encoding high affinity choline transporter 1-like translates to MALNISGLIALVLFYAMTLAIGIWASRRSKKQKTKKPSEVAIVGGRNMNFWLGLFTATATWVGGAYINGTAEIVYLPSRGLLWVQAPVGFAVSLLVGGFFFVNPMREKSYVTMMDPIQEAYGNVMTSLLFIPPLIADIFWFAAILASLGATIKVILDIEGYLAIIFSACTVIIYTLLGGLYSVAYTDVVQLIFITVSLSICIPFAMVNSATESITYTASHHLFQAPWIGNVEVPYLGRWLDDFLYLVLGAIPWQTYFQRVLSASSTKQARLISYFSGLGCFALAIPSMLIGAVAASTDWNQTDYGLPAPRERGESSLILPLVLHYLCPMYVSIGGLGAIAAAVMSSGDSALLSASSIFAHNIYRKVLRKKATEKEVLWALRLAIVAFGMMATALAFYSHSIYDLWFLGGELVYALLFPQLCCVLFIPSTNTYGSVIGFLVGFLLRLLAGEPALKIPPVICYPGCSLVDGTYIQLFPFKIVTMLITLLTIVFVSHLAAFVFQRKILPIRWDVCKIIKEDKVIVSSLQREEFEIVQSTENCGQ, encoded by the exons ATGGCACTGAATATAAGTGGCTTGATcgctttggttttattttatgccATGACTTTAGCAATTGGAATATGGGCTTCCCGGAGAAGCAAGAAACAAAAGACCAAGAAGCCCAGTGAAGTAGCCATAGTGGGAGGAAGAAACATGAACTTTTGGCTTGGACTTTTCACAGCAACTG CAACATGGGTTGGAGGTGCATATATCAATGGCACTGCTGAAATAGTCTATCTTCCTTCGAGAGGACTACTGTGGGTTCAAGCCCCAGTTGGATTTGCTGTATCCCTTCTTGTTG gagggttcTTCTTTGTCAATCCAATGAGAGAGAAGAGTTATGTGACTATGATGGACCCAATCCAAGAAGCCTACGGCAATGTGATGACAAGTCTCTTATTTATCCCACCATTGATTGCTGACATCTTTTGGTTTGCAGCTATCCTTGCTTCTTTGG GAGCAACCATAAAGGTCATTTTGGATATCGAAGGTTATTTAGCCATCATTTTCTCTGCATGCACAGTTATCATCTACACTTTGCTAGGAGGCTTGTACTCAGTTGCATATACAGATGTCGTGCAACTGATTTTTATAACAGTCAGCCTG AGTATTTGTATCCCTTTTGCCATGGTAAACTCTGCAACAGAAAGCATCACTTATACTGCTTCCCACCATTTGTTCCAAGCACCTTGGATCGGAAACGTAGAAgtgccgtatttgggaaggtgGCTGGATGACTTTTTATATTTG GTTCTTGGTGCCATCCCATGGCAAACCTATTTCCAGCGGGTTCTCTCAGCGTCTTCAACAAAACAAGCCAGGCTCATCTCCTATTTTTCTGGACTGGGCTGTTTTGCCTTGGCCATCCCTTCCATGCTCATTGGGGCCGTTGCTGCCTCCACAG ACTGGAATCAGACAGATTATGGCCTTCCTGCTCCCAGAGAGAGAGGAGAGTCTTCCCTGATCCTCCCACTAGTTCTCCACTATCTCTGCCCGATGTATGTTTCCATTGGTGGCCTGGGTGCCATTGCAGCTGCCGTTATGTCTTCTGGCGATTCTGCCTTGCTTTCTGCCAGCTCCATTTTTGCACACAATATCTACAGAAAAGTTCTTAGGAAAAAG GCAACAGAAAAAGAGGTATTATGGGCATTGAGACTGGCAATAGTAGCATTTGGGATGATGGCCACTGCTCTGGCATTTTACTCCCACTCCATTTATGACCTCTGGTTCCTTGGTGGAGAGCTAGTCTATGCCCTTCTCTTCCCCCAACTCTGCTGCGTCCTCTTCATTCCCAGCACCAATACCTATGGATCAGTCATTGGGTTCCTGGTTGGGTTTCTGCTGCGACTCTTGGCTGGGGAGCCTGCCCTGAAGATCCCTCCGGTGATCTGTTACCCAGGATGCTCTCTTGTGGATGGGACCTACATCCAGCTATTCCCATTCAAAATAGTCACTATGCTCATCACCTTGTTGACCATCGTCTTCGTTTCACACTTGGCGGCCTTTGTGTTTCAAAGAAAAATCCTTCCTATCAGATGGGATGTGTGCAAAATAATCAAGGAGGACAAAGTCATAGTTTCTTCACTCCAGAGAGAAGAATTCGAAATTGTTCAAAGCACTGAGAACTGTGGGCAATGA